A part of Aspergillus flavus chromosome 1, complete sequence genomic DNA contains:
- a CDS encoding 39S ribosomal protein L53/MRP-L53-domain-containing protein — protein MFASPSNTKHSSASRSLEKVETSNCSSSPIQRDRVQFFKMTIPVQTITTLRTSFNPFSKSSRPCRILLSILRNPNTAPASSPTHIDIKVNQLPRVSTQQPEVTVGFKGGKELKIEVGKRQLKIGDVIEEIARVGRAIEREESLKG, from the exons ATGTTTGCATCTCCGTCAAACACCAAACATTCCTCCGCTTCCCGGTCCCTGGAGAAAGTCGAG ACCTCCAATTGCTCAAGCTCTCCGATCCAACGAGATCGGGTCCAATTCTTCAAGATGACTATTCCTGTCCAGACGATCACCACTCTCCGCACAAGCTTCAACCCGTTCTCTAAGTCCTCCCGCCCCTGCAGGATTCTACTTTCTATCCTCCGCAATCCCAATACCGCCCCGGCATCCAGTCCTACACACATCGATATCAAGGTTAACCAACTCCCGCGTGTCTCCACACAACAGCCCGAGGTAACAGTGGGCTTCAAAGGAGGGAAGGAACTTAAGATCGAGGTCGGAAAGCGCCAGCTGAAGATCGGCGATGTCATCGAGGAAATTGCGCGCGTGGGACGGGCTATCGAACGAGAGGAGAGCTTGAAGGGTTAA
- a CDS encoding syntaxin gives MSSISALQARLKELSTSLAQIHPLVSRLRNFTTAVGQGDEARLELGAEIHSLLKEAEIQLEVLRVDVEALETATEGRRKGVDNEKELERERVVALAGRLAEDLKKTRGDFRNAQLQAKRNAEIAKRKERELLFSRSQSAERKRESTEKLTQDDILLNTSSDVTAALRRTHHLMQAELSRSQFAQETLEQSTAALSSLSESYTGLDTLLSSSRNLVGSLLRSQKSDTWYLETAFYILIGTIAWLLFRRILYGPMWWLVWLPIRLAAKFVFTILGAVGLSSKAVQPSPSAISSQSLAQEVPVPTLHTEANVQTADGQASWDVPPVAEAKEDRMIDHIGNMVEDNEVGYRDEPTEVNEQQEEENEETNIDDISPEEKQRQAELPRNTKKRMYEATEVLENRKDEL, from the exons ATGTCTTCTATATCCGCCCTTCAAGCTCGTCTAAAAGAGCTCTCGACTTCTTTGGCACAGATTCACCCTCTCGTGTCGCGATTGCGGAACTTTACGACTGCCGTCGGGCAAGGCGATGAAGCTCGGTTGGAATTGGGAGCGGAGATCCATAGTCTGCTGAAAGAGGCAGAGATACAATTGGAGGTCTTGAGGGTTGATGTCGAAGCATTAGAAACTGCCACGGAAGGCAGACGAAAAGGAGTGGACAATGAGAAGGAGTTAGAACGGGAACGGGTTGTTGCGTTGGCAGGGAGACTAGCGGAAGACTTGAAAAA AACGAGAGGAGACTTCCGAAATGCGCAGTTACAAGCGAAGCGGAATGCGGAGATTGCCAAGCGCAAAGAAAGGGAATTACTATTCTCGAGATCTCAGAGTGctgaaaggaagagagagtcGACTGAGAAGTTGACACAAGATGATATTTTGCTCAATACGTCAAGTGATGTTACTGCGGCATTGCGGAGAACGCATCATCTGATGCAGGCAGAATTATCTAGAAGTCAATTCGCACAAGAGACACTAG AGCAATCGACCGCTGCGCTTTCATCACTCTCGGAATCTTATACAGGGCTCGATACTCTTTTATCATCGTCACGCAACCTTGTTGGTTCGCTGCTTCGCTCGCAAAAGTCCGACACCTGGTATCTTGAAACTGCGTTTTACATTCTAATTGGCACCATTGCATGGCTTCTGTTTCGCCGGATATTATACGGACCCATGTGGTGGCTTGTATGGTTGCCCATTAGATTAGCAGCGAAGTTCGTATTCACCATATTGGGCGCGGTTGGCCTATCCAGCAAAGCCGTTCAGCCTTCTCCGTCTGCTATTTCTAGCCAAAGCCTAGCCCAGGAGGTGCCGGTTCCAACTCTTCATACCGAGGCAAATGTTCAGACTGCCGACGGCCAAGCTAGCTGGGACGTACCTCCAGTTGCGGAGGCAAAAGAAGACCGCATGATTGATCATATTGGCAACATGGTAGAGGACAATGAAGTGGGATACAGAGACGAGCCAACAGAAGTAAatgaacaacaagaagaggagaatgagGAAACTAACATCGATGACATTTCAccagaagagaaacagagGCAAGCGGAACTACCTCGAAatacgaagaagaggatgtaTGAGGCTACAGAAGTACTAGAAAACAGGAAAGATGAGCTATAG